One window of Magallana gigas chromosome 2, xbMagGiga1.1, whole genome shotgun sequence genomic DNA carries:
- the LOC105320431 gene encoding histone H2A, whose translation MSGRGKGGKVKGKAKSRSSRAGLQFPVGRIHRLLRKGNYAERVGAGAPVYLAAVLEYLAAEVLELAGNAARDNKKTRIIPRHLQLAIRNDEELNKLLSGVTIAQGGVLPNIQAVLLPKKTQKPAAK comes from the coding sequence ATGTCAGGACGTGGTAAAGGAGGCAAAGTGAAGGGAAAGGCAAAGAGCCGATCTTCCCGTGCCGGACTACAGTTTCCCGTTGGTCGTATCCACCGTCTGCTGAGGAAGGGCAACTACGCCGAGAGAGTGGGAGCCGGTGCCCCAGTGTATCTGGCCGCTGTCCTTGAGTACTTGGCCGCTGAAGTGTTGGAGTTGGCAGGCAACGCAGCCCGTGACAACAAGAAAACCAGAATCATCCCCCGTCATCTGCAGCTTGCTATCCGCAACGACGAGGAGTTGAACAAACTTCTGTCCGGTGTGACCATCGCACAGGGTGGTGTTTTGCCCAACATCCAGGCCGTGCTCCTCCCCAAGAAGACCCAGAAGCCAGCCGCCAAGTAA
- the LOC136272821 gene encoding histone H1-delta-like produces the protein MADTATTTPVKKKVTKPKVPAAHPKYVDMIRAALESLKERGGSSRQAILKYIMANFKVGNDVNPINVHLKMALKNGVKKGALKQAKGTGATGSFKLGDKPKTEKKPKAKKVTKPKAAKPKKATAVKPRKAAGEKKTAEKKKKSPKKAAGPKKVKTPKKKTAAKSPKKAAAKPKKAKTPKKAAAAKPKKAKTPKKTAAKK, from the coding sequence ATGGCAGACACAGCAACCACAACCCCAGTCAAGAAGAAGGTTACTAAGCCTAAGGTACCTGCAGCACACCCCAAGTACGTTGATATGATCAGGGCCGCCTTGGAATCCCTGAAAGAGCGTGGTGGATCTTCCAGACAGGCCATTCTGAAGTACATAATGGCCAACTTTAAAGTGGGAAACGACGTCAACCCCATTAATGTCCACCTTAAAATGGCACTCAAGAACGGAGTGAAGAAAGGCGCTCTGAAACAAGCCAAAGGAACAGGCGCCACTGGCTCTTTCAAGTTAGGAGACAAGCCAAAGACAGAGAAAAAACCAAAGGCGAAGAAAGTCACCAAACCCAAGGCAGCCAAACCAAAGAAGGCCACAGCTGTTAAGCCCAGGAAGGCGGCAGGGGAGAAAAAGACTGctgagaagaagaagaagtccCCCAAGAAAGCAGCTGGACCTAAGAAAGTTAAGACACCCAAGAAGAAGACGGCAGCCAAATCCCCTAAGAAGGCAGCAGCCAAGCCAAAGAAGGCCAAGACTCCGAAAAAAGCAGCAGCAGCCAAGCCAAAGAAAGCCAAGACTCCCAAGAAGACAGCAGCTAAAAAATAA
- the LOC136272828 gene encoding histone H4 codes for MSGRGKGGKGLGKGGAKRHRKVLRDNIQGITKPAIRRLARRGGVKRISGLIYEETRGVLKVFLENVIRDAVTYTEHAKRKTVTAMDVVYALKRQGRTLYGFGG; via the coding sequence ATGTCTGGTCGTGGTAAAGGAGGAAAAGGTCTTGGAAAGGGGGGCGCCAAGCGTCACAGGAAAGTTCTTCGAGACAACATCCAGGGTATCACCAAGCCTGCCATCCGTCGTCTTGCACGTAGAGGTGGAGTTAAACGTATCTCTGGACTCATCTACGAGGAAACCCGTGGTGTCTTGAAAGTCTTCCTCGAGAACGTCATCCGTGATGCAGTCACATACACAGAGCATGCCAAGAGAAAGACCGTCACAGCCATGGACGTTGTCTACGCTCTGAAGAGACAGGGACGTACCCTCTACGGATTCGGCGGTTAA
- the LOC136272826 gene encoding histone H2B-like: protein MPPKVGSKGSKKAATKAKAQRTGDKKKRRKRRESYAIYIYKVLKQVHPDTGVSSKAMSIMNSFVNDIFERIAAEASRLAHYNKRSTITSREIQTAVRLLLPGELAKHAVSEGTKAVTKYTSSK, encoded by the coding sequence ATGCCACCCAAAGTTGGATCTAAAGGTTCTAAGAAAGCTGCCACCAAGGCTAAGGCCCAGAGAACTGGGGACAAGAAGAAGCGCAGGAAGAGGAGGGAATCCTACGCTATCTACATCTACAAAGTCTTGAAACAGGTGCACCCAGACACTGGAGTTTCCAGCAAGGCCATGAGCATCATGAATTCTTTCGTCAATGACATCTTCGAGAGAATTGCCGCTGAGGCCTCCCGTCTGGCCCACTACAACAAACGCTCAACCATCACCAGCAGAGAAATCCAGACTGCAGTCCGCCTTCTCCTGCCAGGTGAATTGGCCAAGCATGCTGTCTCTGAAGGTACCAAAGCTGTCACCAAGTACACCAGCAGCAAGTAA
- the LOC136272823 gene encoding histone H3 — MARTKQTARKSTGGKAPRKQLATKAARKSAPATGGVKKPHRYRPGTVALREIRRYQKSTELLIRKLPFQRLVREIAQDFKTDLRFQSSAVMALQEASEAYLVGLFEDTNLCAIHAKRVTIMPKDIQLARRIRGERA; from the coding sequence ATGGCACGTACCAAGCAGACCGCAAGAAAATCTACTGGAGGTAAAGCTCCACGTAAACAACTGGCCACCAAGGCAGCCCGTAAGAGCGCTCCAGCAACTGGTGGCGTCAAGAAACCCCACAGATACAGGCCAGGAACCGTCGCTCTTCGTGAGATCAGGAGATACCAGAAAAGCACAGAGCTGCTGATCAGGAAACTGCCATTCCAGCGTCTGGTCCGTGAGATTGCTCAGGACTTCAAGACCGACCTGCGTTTCCAGAGTTCAGCCGTCATGGCTCTCCAGGAAGCCAGCGAAGCCTACCTTGTCGGACTCTTTGAGGACACCAACTTGTGCGCTATCCACGCCAAGAGAGTCACCATCATGCCCAAAGATATCCAGCTTGCCAGACGTATCCGTGGCGAGAGAGCTTAG